A single region of the Bartonella harrusi genome encodes:
- the pgi gene encoding glucose-6-phosphate isomerase, which yields MEDSVPLRNEKAFERTLKALRKHAIRDRVYDIRRHFEGDEQRFCHFSLRLDDLLFDFSKCGVTFKTLQLLDNLAIAADVLGRREAMFLGQAINTTEKRAALHIALRLPADEVFMLNGHDVIQDIQAILNDMERFSESVRDGSYKGKNGEKITDIVNIGIGGSDLGPAMVTYALKPYHDGPHCHFISNADSAHISDILSVLNPAKTLFIIASKTFTTTETMVNAQVARQWICSHLGEEAVCTHFIAVSSALDKVAEFGIDFSRVFGFWNWVGGRYSIWSAIGLVVMLAIGGQNFRQFLNGALQMDQHFRAAPLNKNIPIRFALLGFWHRVICGYSSRAVIPYEQRLAQFPAYLQQLDMESNGKQVSLSGKPLTFSSGPVVWGDAGTNGQHAFFQLLHQGTDVIPVEFILFIKGHERNLHHMHDMLVANCLAQSKALMKGRSVEDTWRILVKNGIDEGEAENLACHRSFEGNRPSIMLVQDLLTPFSLGRLIALYEHRIFVEGILMNINSFDQWGVELGKELANELLAILRGEKKVDRRDSSTLGLLAHIQAKRAE from the coding sequence ATGGAAGATAGTGTTCCACTTCGAAATGAAAAAGCTTTTGAGCGAACTTTGAAAGCTTTAAGGAAGCATGCAATAAGGGATAGGGTCTATGATATTCGCCGGCATTTTGAAGGAGATGAGCAGCGTTTTTGCCATTTTTCTTTGAGGCTTGATGACCTTCTTTTTGATTTTTCAAAATGTGGTGTAACATTTAAAACATTGCAACTTTTAGATAATTTAGCAATTGCGGCAGATGTATTAGGCAGGCGTGAGGCAATGTTTTTAGGTCAGGCTATTAATACAACAGAAAAGCGTGCTGCTCTTCATATTGCGTTACGTTTGCCTGCTGACGAAGTTTTTATGTTAAATGGTCATGATGTTATTCAGGACATTCAGGCTATTCTCAATGATATGGAAAGATTTTCTGAAAGTGTGCGAGATGGTAGCTATAAGGGAAAAAATGGTGAGAAGATAACCGATATTGTCAATATTGGTATTGGCGGTTCTGATCTTGGACCGGCAATGGTTACATATGCTTTAAAACCTTATCATGATGGTCCGCATTGCCATTTTATTTCTAATGCTGACAGTGCACATATTTCTGATATTCTCTCTGTTTTGAATCCAGCAAAGACGCTGTTTATTATTGCCTCTAAAACCTTTACAACGACTGAAACAATGGTAAATGCTCAAGTTGCTCGTCAATGGATTTGTTCACATTTAGGGGAAGAAGCTGTTTGCACCCATTTTATTGCTGTTTCAAGTGCGCTTGATAAGGTAGCAGAATTTGGCATAGATTTTTCAAGAGTATTTGGATTTTGGAATTGGGTTGGAGGGCGCTATTCGATTTGGTCTGCTATTGGTCTTGTTGTTATGTTGGCAATAGGTGGTCAGAATTTTCGCCAGTTTCTTAACGGCGCTTTGCAGATGGATCAACATTTTAGAGCAGCGCCTTTAAATAAGAATATTCCTATTCGATTTGCGCTTTTAGGTTTTTGGCATCGCGTCATTTGTGGTTATTCATCGCGTGCTGTTATTCCTTATGAACAGCGTTTAGCGCAATTTCCAGCTTATTTGCAACAACTTGATATGGAATCGAATGGTAAGCAGGTTTCATTGAGTGGTAAGCCATTAACTTTTTCAAGTGGTCCGGTTGTTTGGGGTGATGCAGGGACAAATGGTCAACATGCTTTTTTTCAGCTTTTGCACCAAGGAACAGATGTTATTCCCGTGGAATTTATTTTATTTATCAAAGGGCATGAACGTAATTTACATCATATGCATGACATGTTGGTAGCGAATTGCTTGGCGCAATCAAAGGCCTTAATGAAAGGACGTAGTGTTGAAGACACTTGGCGTATTCTTGTAAAAAATGGAATTGATGAAGGTGAAGCAGAGAATTTAGCATGTCATAGAAGTTTTGAGGGAAATCGCCCTAGTATTATGTTGGTTCAGGATTTACTAACACCTTTTTCACTTGGTCGCCTCATTGCACTTTATGAGCATCGTATTTTTGTTGAAGGCATTTTGATGAACATTAATTCATTTGATCAATGGGGTGTTGAACTTGGTAAAGAATTAGCCAATGAATTGTTAGCAATACTTCGTGGAGAAAAAAAAGTTGATAGACGCGATAGTTCAACATTGGGATTATTGGCACATATTCAAGCAAAACGTGCAGAATAA
- the rpmA gene encoding 50S ribosomal protein L27: MAHKKAGGSSRNGRDSESKRLGVKKFGGEAVIAGNIIVRQRGTRWHPGDNVGIGKDHTLFALSNGTVSFQRKASNRSYVSVIPIVETQK; the protein is encoded by the coding sequence ATGGCACATAAAAAAGCTGGTGGTTCCTCACGGAATGGTCGCGATTCAGAATCGAAACGTCTTGGTGTTAAAAAATTTGGCGGTGAGGCTGTTATCGCTGGAAATATTATTGTTCGCCAACGCGGTACGCGCTGGCATCCTGGTGACAATGTTGGTATTGGAAAAGACCACACCCTTTTTGCGTTATCAAATGGAACGGTTTCTTTTCAAAGGAAAGCGAGTAATCGTTCCTATGTCTCGGTCATTCCCATTGTA
- the rplU gene encoding 50S ribosomal protein L21, with product MFAVIKTGGKQYRVVANQVVKVEKIIGNAGDVVEFNDILMTEQEGNTIIGAPTIVDALVTAEIIEQVRGRKVIAFKKRRRQNSKRTRGHRQELTTVRILEILMGGAKPKKAVAKPIKEKAAVLKEQTKETEAAASVKKTVKKTAEKKTAPKKKAAVAVESKKD from the coding sequence ATGTTCGCAGTCATTAAAACCGGTGGTAAGCAATACCGCGTTGTTGCTAACCAAGTGGTGAAAGTGGAAAAAATTATTGGCAATGCGGGTGATGTTGTTGAATTCAATGATATATTAATGACTGAGCAAGAGGGTAATACCATTATTGGTGCGCCTACTATTGTTGATGCTTTGGTTACTGCTGAGATTATAGAGCAAGTCCGTGGGCGTAAGGTTATCGCGTTTAAGAAGCGTCGTCGTCAAAATTCGAAACGTACACGGGGTCATCGCCAAGAGCTGACAACCGTTCGTATTTTAGAAATTTTAATGGGTGGTGCAAAGCCTAAAAAAGCAGTTGCAAAACCAATTAAAGAAAAAGCAGCTGTATTAAAAGAGCAAACAAAAGAAACGGAAGCAGCTGCTTCTGTTAAGAAAACGGTTAAAAAAACTGCTGAGAAAAAGACTGCACCGAAAAAGAAAGCGGCTGTAGCAGTAGAGAGTAAAAAAGATTAA